A single Nodosilinea sp. PGN35 DNA region contains:
- a CDS encoding replication restart DNA helicase PriA, with translation MIGHSQQVHCPNCGHLAERHHIDPDQLVRTQCAACDYLMITCARTGKVIEAHAPGLFAASAC, from the coding sequence ATGATTGGTCATTCTCAACAGGTACATTGCCCCAACTGTGGACACTTAGCCGAAAGGCACCACATCGATCCTGACCAGCTGGTGCGCACCCAGTGCGCTGCCTGCGACTATCTCATGATCACCTGCGCCCGCACCGGCAAAGTGATTGAGGCCCACGCGCCGGGGCTCTTTGCCGCTTCGGCCTGCTAA
- the codA gene encoding cytosine deaminase, with product MDIILRDGRLPDGRAVDIGLDNGLIQAVEPHLPTSARQDIALGGRLVSPPFVESHIHLDSALTAGQPRWNQSGTLFEGIEIWRDRKQSLSLEDVKARAIATLKLQAQQGVLYVRSHADVSETSLTALRALLEVRDAVKDWITVQVVAFPQDGLYGGPKNLELMEAALKLGTDAVGGIPHYEMTREDGVESVHRIFELAQRYDRLIDIHCDEIDDDQSRFLEVVAACAVRSGLGSRVTASHTTAFASYNNAYAFKLMGLLARANINFIANPLINITLQGRTDTYPKRRGVTRVKELWQQGINVSLGHDCVQDPWYNLGTGNMLDVASMAVHVCQMTGQEEIAACYAMVTANGAKTLSLQDSYGLEVGKPANLIVLDADSPYDAIRRRATVTHVFSRGKLLVQTKPAEVKWE from the coding sequence ATGGACATCATTTTGCGCGACGGTAGGTTACCCGACGGCAGAGCCGTCGATATTGGCCTAGACAATGGTTTGATTCAGGCGGTGGAGCCCCACCTCCCCACCTCAGCCCGCCAGGATATCGCCCTGGGGGGCAGGCTGGTGAGTCCGCCTTTTGTGGAGTCGCACATTCACCTCGACTCGGCCCTCACCGCTGGGCAGCCCCGCTGGAACCAGAGCGGCACCCTGTTTGAGGGCATTGAAATCTGGCGCGATCGCAAGCAGTCCCTCTCCCTAGAGGATGTCAAGGCGCGGGCGATCGCCACCCTCAAGCTCCAGGCCCAGCAGGGGGTGCTGTACGTGCGCAGCCACGCCGACGTCAGCGAAACCAGCCTCACCGCCCTCAGAGCCCTGCTGGAGGTACGCGATGCCGTCAAAGACTGGATCACCGTACAGGTAGTGGCCTTTCCCCAGGATGGCCTCTACGGCGGCCCCAAAAACCTGGAGCTGATGGAAGCAGCTCTAAAGCTGGGGACCGATGCCGTGGGCGGCATTCCCCACTACGAAATGACCCGCGAAGACGGCGTGGAGTCGGTACACCGCATTTTTGAGCTGGCCCAGCGCTACGATCGCCTAATCGACATCCACTGCGACGAAATTGACGACGACCAGTCGCGCTTTTTAGAAGTGGTCGCCGCCTGCGCCGTGCGATCGGGCCTGGGATCACGGGTCACCGCCAGCCACACCACCGCCTTTGCCAGCTACAACAACGCCTACGCCTTCAAGCTCATGGGCCTGCTGGCCAGAGCCAACATCAACTTCATCGCCAACCCGCTGATCAACATCACCCTCCAGGGCCGCACCGACACCTACCCTAAACGGCGCGGCGTCACCCGCGTCAAAGAACTCTGGCAGCAGGGCATCAACGTCAGCCTCGGCCACGACTGCGTGCAAGACCCCTGGTACAACCTGGGCACCGGCAACATGCTCGATGTCGCCTCCATGGCCGTCCACGTCTGCCAGATGACCGGCCAGGAGGAAATCGCCGCCTGCTACGCCATGGTCACCGCCAACGGTGCCAAAACCCTATCTCTACAGGACTCCTACGGCCTCGAAGTCGGCAAACCCGCCAACCTCATTGTCCTCGACGCCGACAGCCCCTACGACGCCATCCGCCGCCGCGCCACCGTGACCCATGTTTTTTCGCGCGGGAAGCTGCTGGTGCAGACGAAGCCTGCGGAGGTGAAGTGGGAGTAG
- a CDS encoding SDR family NAD(P)-dependent oxidoreductase, with translation MTLIDLQRSTVLVTGASRGIGAAIARTLHGAGAAVILHYSQGEAEARQVVAELADGSLGQDDQRTHLVQADLAVPGAARSLWRQSVAWRGSVSAVVNNAATMPAASVAGDWEQWSAAWQATLQVNLVAMADLCREAIAHFQAQGGGTLVNLASRAAFRGDGPEFMAYAASKGGVIGLTRTIAKGFAAEGVRAYAIAPGFVRTDRIEQVMAERGAEYVTRDIPMGAPAEPQDIANLVAFLVAGLAPHATGATFDVNGASYFH, from the coding sequence ATGACCTTGATCGATCTACAGCGCAGCACGGTTTTGGTGACCGGGGCTTCGCGGGGAATTGGCGCGGCGATCGCCCGAACGCTCCACGGTGCTGGGGCAGCGGTCATTCTCCACTACAGTCAGGGAGAGGCGGAGGCTCGGCAGGTTGTCGCCGAGCTGGCAGACGGTAGCCTGGGCCAAGACGACCAGCGCACCCATCTGGTGCAGGCCGATCTGGCGGTGCCGGGAGCAGCGCGATCGCTCTGGCGGCAGTCGGTGGCGTGGCGGGGCAGCGTTAGCGCCGTGGTCAACAACGCCGCCACCATGCCCGCCGCTTCGGTAGCGGGCGACTGGGAGCAGTGGTCAGCGGCCTGGCAAGCAACTCTCCAGGTCAATCTGGTGGCTATGGCCGACCTGTGCAGAGAGGCGATCGCGCACTTTCAAGCCCAGGGCGGCGGCACCCTGGTTAACCTGGCCAGTCGGGCAGCATTTCGGGGCGACGGGCCAGAGTTTATGGCCTACGCGGCCTCGAAGGGCGGGGTGATTGGGCTGACGCGCACCATCGCTAAAGGGTTTGCGGCGGAGGGGGTGCGGGCCTACGCGATCGCCCCTGGTTTTGTGCGCACCGACCGCATTGAGCAGGTGATGGCCGAGCGGGGGGCGGAGTATGTGACGCGGGATATTCCCATGGGGGCTCCGGCGGAACCGCAGGATATTGCCAATTTGGTGGCGTTTTTGGTGGCGGGGCTAGCGCCCCACGCGACGGGGGCAACGTTTGATGTCAACGGGGCGTCGTATTTCCATTGA
- a CDS encoding chlorophyll a/b-binding protein, which produces MTMSGYTTEEGGRLNNYAVEPKVYVDDSQQFGFNKYAEKVNGRLAMVGFVSAVLFEALTGHGIVTWLTNL; this is translated from the coding sequence ATGACTATGAGCGGGTACACCACTGAAGAGGGCGGTCGCCTGAACAACTACGCCGTTGAGCCCAAGGTCTACGTTGACGACAGCCAGCAGTTTGGCTTTAACAAGTACGCCGAGAAAGTAAATGGTCGCCTTGCTATGGTTGGCTTTGTATCTGCGGTGCTGTTTGAGGCCCTCACAGGTCACGGCATTGTTACCTGGCTAACCAACCTGTAG
- a CDS encoding chlorophyll a/b-binding protein, with product METNETKFGFVDFAETWNGRLAMLGFVIGVATEFLTGQGILSQIGLM from the coding sequence ATGGAAACTAACGAAACCAAGTTCGGCTTTGTCGATTTTGCAGAAACCTGGAACGGCCGTCTGGCCATGCTGGGCTTCGTCATTGGCGTAGCTACTGAGTTCCTGACCGGTCAAGGTATTCTTTCTCAGATTGGTTTGATGTAA
- a CDS encoding orange carotenoid-binding protein, translating into MPFTLDSARNIFPSTLTADAVPATIARFTQLSAEDQLALIWFAYLDMGKGITVAAPGAASMQFAEATLNEIRAMSFQEQSQVMCDLANRADTPTGRTYSTWSPNIKLGFWYKLGQWMEEGFVAPIPEGYQLSANASAVLQSIRNLESGQQITVLRNAVVDMGFDPKQMGSYTRVAEPVVPPQATDKRRYVTIEGVDNSTVLAYMNNLNANDFSALIELFAEDGALQPPFQRPIVGKTNVLRFFQEECQNLNLIPERGVVEPAADGFTQIKVTGKVQTPWFGAGVGMNIAWRFLINPEGKIFFVAIDLLASPKELLNLVR; encoded by the coding sequence ATGCCGTTTACACTCGATTCAGCGCGCAATATCTTTCCCAGTACCCTCACTGCTGATGCGGTACCTGCTACCATTGCTCGCTTTACGCAGCTGAGTGCAGAAGACCAACTGGCATTAATCTGGTTTGCCTACCTTGACATGGGCAAGGGCATCACCGTTGCGGCCCCCGGCGCGGCCAGCATGCAGTTTGCCGAAGCCACCCTGAACGAGATTCGGGCGATGTCGTTTCAAGAGCAGTCCCAGGTCATGTGCGACTTGGCCAACCGGGCCGATACCCCCACGGGGCGCACCTACTCCACCTGGTCACCCAACATCAAGCTGGGGTTTTGGTACAAGCTGGGCCAATGGATGGAAGAAGGTTTCGTCGCTCCCATTCCCGAAGGCTATCAGCTGTCGGCCAATGCTTCAGCAGTGCTGCAATCGATTCGCAACCTGGAGTCGGGTCAGCAGATTACCGTGCTGCGCAACGCCGTGGTTGACATGGGTTTTGACCCCAAACAGATGGGCTCCTACACCCGCGTGGCTGAGCCGGTAGTGCCCCCCCAGGCCACCGACAAACGTCGCTACGTCACCATTGAAGGGGTAGACAACTCCACGGTGCTGGCCTACATGAACAACCTCAACGCCAACGATTTCAGCGCGCTGATCGAGTTGTTTGCCGAAGACGGTGCTCTACAGCCCCCCTTCCAGCGTCCTATTGTCGGTAAGACCAACGTGCTGCGGTTCTTTCAAGAAGAATGCCAAAATCTCAACCTCATCCCTGAGCGGGGGGTGGTTGAACCCGCCGCCGATGGCTTCACCCAAATTAAAGTGACCGGTAAAGTGCAGACCCCCTGGTTTGGCGCTGGAGTCGGCATGAACATTGCCTGGCGGTTTTTGATCAACCCCGAGGGCAAAATTTTCTTTGTGGCGATCGATCTGCTGGCCTCGCCTAAGGAGCTGCTCAACCTGGTGCGCTAG
- a CDS encoding NifU family protein produces the protein METLALTSDNVEQVLDELRPYLLADGGNVELVEIDGPVVKLRLQGACGSCPSSAMTLRMGIERRLREFIPEIAEIEQVF, from the coding sequence ATGGAAACTTTGGCATTGACCTCCGACAACGTTGAGCAAGTGCTCGACGAGCTGCGCCCCTACCTGCTGGCCGACGGCGGCAACGTAGAGCTAGTCGAAATCGACGGCCCTGTGGTCAAGCTCCGCCTGCAAGGAGCCTGCGGCTCTTGCCCCAGCTCCGCCATGACCCTGCGCATGGGCATCGAGCGCCGCCTGCGCGAATTTATCCCTGAGATCGCCGAGATCGAGCAGGTGTTTTAG
- the serS gene encoding serine--tRNA ligase — MLDLKQIRENPERVQLALGKRGNYDLSALLELDQEQRKLETARSQLQARSNEIGKRVGQTIKAGAAPNGPEVTALKNEGNQVKAELQTLEPQEREIKAQIEAILLGLPNLPSDTTPVGKDETENVEVRRWGDEYLPKAPAKPHWEIGETLGILDFKRAAEKIAQSRFVVLKGAGAALERALISFMLDRHTKAGYDEILPPYLINSAALTASGQLPKFAEESFQCRNDDLWLTPTAEVPLTNLHRDEILAADQLPVRYCAYTPCFRREAGSYGKDTRGLIRLHQFNKVEMYKFVHPDTSFDELEALVADAEDILQQLKLPYRVLALCTGDLGFASCKTYDLEVWMPSSENYREISSCSNCLDFQARRANIRFKETGQKGTQYVHTLNGSGLATGRTMAAILENYQEANGAVRVPEVLQPYLGREYL, encoded by the coding sequence GTGCTGGATCTAAAGCAAATACGAGAAAACCCGGAGCGGGTGCAGTTGGCGTTGGGCAAGCGCGGCAACTATGACCTCAGCGCCCTGCTCGAACTCGATCAGGAGCAGAGAAAGCTTGAGACGGCGCGATCGCAGCTCCAGGCCCGCAGCAACGAAATTGGCAAGCGGGTGGGGCAGACCATCAAAGCCGGAGCCGCCCCCAATGGCCCAGAGGTCACCGCCCTCAAAAACGAAGGCAACCAGGTCAAAGCCGAGCTGCAAACCCTGGAGCCCCAGGAGCGCGAGATCAAAGCTCAGATCGAAGCGATTTTGCTGGGCTTGCCCAACCTGCCCAGCGACACCACCCCCGTCGGCAAAGACGAAACCGAAAACGTCGAAGTGCGCCGCTGGGGCGACGAGTACCTGCCCAAAGCCCCCGCCAAGCCCCACTGGGAAATTGGCGAAACCCTGGGCATTCTCGACTTTAAGCGTGCCGCCGAAAAGATTGCCCAGAGCCGCTTTGTGGTGCTCAAGGGCGCGGGCGCGGCGCTGGAGCGGGCGCTGATCTCCTTTATGCTCGATCGCCACACTAAAGCGGGCTACGACGAGATCCTTCCCCCCTATCTGATCAACTCGGCGGCACTCACGGCGTCGGGCCAGCTGCCCAAGTTCGCCGAAGAGAGCTTTCAGTGCCGCAACGACGACCTGTGGCTGACTCCCACCGCCGAAGTGCCCCTCACCAACCTGCACCGCGACGAGATTCTAGCCGCCGATCAACTGCCCGTTCGCTACTGTGCCTACACCCCCTGCTTTCGCCGCGAGGCCGGCAGCTACGGCAAAGATACCCGCGGGCTCATCCGTCTGCACCAGTTCAACAAGGTGGAGATGTACAAATTTGTCCACCCCGACACCTCTTTCGACGAGCTAGAGGCGCTGGTGGCCGATGCCGAAGACATTCTGCAACAGCTCAAGCTGCCCTACCGGGTGCTGGCCCTGTGCACTGGCGATCTGGGCTTTGCCAGCTGCAAGACCTACGATTTGGAGGTGTGGATGCCCTCGTCGGAGAACTATCGGGAAATCTCTAGCTGCTCCAACTGTCTAGACTTCCAGGCCCGTCGCGCCAACATCCGGTTCAAGGAAACTGGCCAGAAGGGCACCCAGTACGTCCACACACTCAACGGCTCCGGCCTGGCCACGGGCCGCACCATGGCCGCCATTCTGGAAAACTACCAGGAGGCCAACGGCGCGGTGCGCGTACCCGAGGTGCTGCAACCCTATCTGGGTCGTGAGTATCTGTAG
- a CDS encoding Uma2 family endonuclease, whose product MSDLNLYYDVHHPLWHKRPDWFLAVGVPRLYDGHDLRRSYVVLQEGSSPAVVVEFLSPRTEQEDLGRFYREGDRVEPEDENLEPIDLNQVLGKLDVYETYLRVPHYLVYSRYTQQLRYFKLIGRQYEEQPINPSPLSIWLSDLNIGLGVWEGEFEGIPGHWLRWCDAQENWLLTDTEQEYQAKQQAQRQTQDAQQRVERLAQRLRELGVDPDHNSAFVRKQLP is encoded by the coding sequence ATGTCTGATCTGAACCTCTACTACGACGTTCACCATCCCCTTTGGCATAAACGACCCGACTGGTTCCTAGCAGTAGGTGTCCCCCGCCTTTACGATGGCCATGATCTGCGTCGCAGCTATGTAGTGTTGCAAGAGGGTAGCTCTCCAGCAGTGGTTGTAGAGTTTTTATCGCCCAGAACAGAGCAAGAAGACTTGGGTCGCTTCTATCGAGAGGGAGATCGAGTCGAGCCAGAGGACGAGAATCTAGAACCGATTGATTTGAACCAAGTACTGGGCAAGTTAGATGTCTACGAAACCTATCTGCGGGTACCCCACTATCTAGTTTACAGTCGATACACCCAACAACTGCGCTACTTTAAGCTCATCGGTCGCCAGTACGAAGAGCAACCCATTAATCCATCTCCTCTATCCATCTGGCTCAGCGATCTAAACATTGGATTAGGGGTTTGGGAAGGTGAATTTGAAGGCATTCCAGGCCATTGGCTGCGGTGGTGCGATGCTCAGGAAAACTGGTTATTGACTGACACAGAGCAAGAATATCAAGCCAAACAGCAGGCCCAACGTCAGACTCAAGACGCTCAACAACGCGTAGAACGCCTTGCCCAGCGTCTGCGGGAGTTGGGGGTTGACCCCGACCATAATTCAGCCTTTGTTCGCAAACAGCTGCCTTAA
- a CDS encoding DUF2358 domain-containing protein — MDILEQIRLDYQRFPRDQSYHLYAEDVYFKDPLNQFRGVDRYRRMIGFIDRWFRDVNLQLHGIEYANPSQIDTRWTLSWVAPVPWQPPMSIPGHSELGLGAEGKIISHIDYWDCSRLSVLRQLFANKG; from the coding sequence GTGGATATTCTCGAACAGATTCGCCTTGACTACCAGCGGTTTCCCCGCGACCAGAGCTACCACCTCTACGCCGAGGACGTGTACTTTAAAGACCCGCTCAACCAGTTTCGCGGCGTCGATCGCTACCGGCGCATGATTGGCTTCATCGATCGCTGGTTTAGGGATGTCAATCTGCAACTGCACGGGATAGAGTACGCTAACCCCAGCCAAATTGACACTCGCTGGACGCTGAGCTGGGTTGCCCCGGTGCCCTGGCAGCCGCCCATGAGCATCCCTGGTCATAGCGAGCTAGGGCTAGGGGCAGAGGGCAAGATTATTTCCCACATCGACTATTGGGATTGCTCTCGTCTATCGGTATTAAGGCAGCTGTTTGCGAACAAAGGCTGA
- a CDS encoding amino acid ABC transporter ATP-binding protein, with translation MTQFQTEQPSAHHMSTEPVIVARDVEKWYDNGFHVLKGVNMTVYKGEVLVVMGPSGSGKSTFIRTFNALEPYQKGTIEVDGITISHDLKNIEAIRREVGMVFQQFNLFPHLTVLQNVTLAPIWVRRWPKAKAQEVAMQLLERVGILEQAHKFPGQLSGGQQQRVAIARSLAMQPKVMLFDEPTSALDPEMVREVLDVMRGLAKSGMTMVCVTHEVGFAREVADRVVLMDGGYLVEENTPQEFFSNPREDRTQKFLSQIL, from the coding sequence ATGACACAGTTTCAGACGGAGCAACCCTCTGCCCACCACATGAGCACTGAGCCGGTGATTGTGGCCCGCGACGTTGAGAAGTGGTACGACAACGGTTTCCACGTGCTCAAGGGCGTCAATATGACGGTTTACAAGGGCGAGGTGCTGGTGGTCATGGGGCCGTCTGGGTCGGGTAAATCCACCTTTATTCGCACCTTCAACGCCCTGGAACCCTACCAGAAGGGCACCATTGAGGTCGATGGCATCACCATCTCCCACGACCTGAAAAATATTGAGGCCATCCGCCGCGAGGTGGGCATGGTGTTTCAGCAGTTCAACCTGTTTCCCCACCTGACGGTGCTGCAAAATGTGACTTTGGCCCCCATCTGGGTGCGCCGCTGGCCTAAAGCCAAAGCCCAGGAAGTCGCGATGCAGCTGCTGGAGCGGGTGGGCATTTTAGAGCAGGCCCACAAGTTTCCGGGCCAGCTGTCGGGGGGGCAGCAGCAGCGGGTGGCGATCGCCCGCTCCCTGGCCATGCAGCCCAAGGTCATGCTGTTTGACGAACCCACCTCGGCCCTCGACCCCGAGATGGTGCGCGAGGTGCTCGATGTAATGCGCGGTTTGGCCAAGTCGGGCATGACCATGGTGTGCGTCACCCACGAGGTGGGCTTTGCCCGCGAGGTCGCCGATCGCGTGGTGCTGATGGACGGCGGCTACCTGGTCGAGGAAAACACCCCCCAGGAGTTCTTTAGCAACCCCCGCGAAGACCGCACCCAGAAGTTTCTCTCCCAGATTCTATAG
- a CDS encoding amino acid ABC transporter permease — MTSVTPDSFSSAPPDVVALGPVAWAKKNLFSDWFNSLLTVVIVAVFGWGLLRLVTWAFTTAQWQVIPNNFGLFMTGTFPARLYPRIWALLAVICGLAGVSWGVLGRNVSRLFSRNVLIGLAAVCAFIVLFPPTRPSALKLLPMVALVAGAAAAGRQVGRKFPAVGKLLSLAWFLSYFVALWLIGGGLGLTRVSTNDWGGLLLTLFTAVSGIVLCFPLGLLLALGRRSALPVVRWLSTAYIELVRGVPLVALLFMGQVMIPLFLPLGSRPDRILRAIIALALFSAAYLAENVRAGLQAVPRGQNEAAASLGLNTPMTLGFIVLPQALKIAIPAIVGQFISLFQDTTLLSIVGLAELLGIGKSILANPAYLGRYAEVYLFLAVIYWLFCYAMSLGSRKIEEKLNTDH, encoded by the coding sequence ATGACCTCTGTAACCCCCGATTCGTTCTCCTCTGCACCCCCTGACGTCGTGGCCCTGGGGCCAGTGGCCTGGGCCAAGAAGAACCTGTTCAGCGACTGGTTCAACAGTCTGCTCACCGTGGTGATTGTGGCCGTCTTCGGCTGGGGGCTGTTGCGCCTGGTGACCTGGGCGTTTACCACCGCCCAGTGGCAGGTGATTCCCAACAACTTCGGCCTGTTTATGACCGGCACCTTTCCCGCCCGGCTGTACCCGCGCATCTGGGCGCTGCTGGCCGTAATCTGCGGCCTGGCGGGGGTGTCCTGGGGCGTGCTGGGGCGCAATGTCTCCCGGTTGTTTAGCCGCAACGTGCTGATTGGGCTGGCGGCGGTGTGCGCGTTTATTGTGCTGTTTCCGCCGACGCGGCCCAGCGCCCTCAAGCTGCTGCCCATGGTCGCGCTGGTGGCCGGGGCGGCAGCGGCGGGGCGGCAGGTGGGCCGCAAGTTTCCGGCGGTGGGTAAGTTGCTCTCGCTGGCCTGGTTTTTGTCGTACTTTGTCGCCCTGTGGCTGATTGGCGGCGGTCTGGGGCTGACTCGGGTGTCCACCAACGACTGGGGCGGTCTGCTGTTGACTCTGTTTACGGCGGTCAGCGGCATTGTTCTGTGCTTTCCACTGGGGCTGCTGCTGGCTCTGGGGCGGCGCAGTGCCCTGCCGGTGGTGCGCTGGCTGTCTACGGCCTACATTGAGCTGGTGCGGGGGGTGCCCCTGGTGGCGCTGCTGTTCATGGGCCAGGTGATGATTCCGCTGTTTTTGCCTCTGGGGTCGCGGCCCGATCGCATTTTGCGGGCCATCATTGCCCTGGCGCTGTTTAGCGCCGCCTACCTGGCCGAAAACGTGCGCGCTGGTCTCCAGGCGGTGCCCCGAGGCCAGAACGAGGCCGCCGCCTCCCTGGGACTAAACACCCCCATGACCCTGGGCTTTATCGTGCTGCCCCAAGCGCTCAAGATCGCCATTCCGGCGATCGTAGGGCAGTTTATCAGCCTGTTTCAAGACACCACGCTGCTGTCGATCGTGGGGCTGGCCGAGCTGTTGGGCATTGGTAAATCGATCCTGGCCAACCCCGCCTACCTGGGCCGCTACGCCGAGGTCTACCTCTTTCTAGCGGTGATCTACTGGCTGTTTTGCTACGCCATGTCCTTGGGCAGCCGCAAAATCGAGGAAAAGCTCAATACCGACCACTAG
- a CDS encoding amino acid ABC transporter permease, which translates to MAHDSGGKSFELKAVLRDERFWKIAFQVITLIVVLVLLSFFLGNLNRNLLQQGRAFSFSFLRNQAGFSIGESLIRYRPNDPYWRALMVGLGNTLTLVAGGIALTTVLGVVAGVASFSKNWLVHKLSRLYVGLVRNIPLLLQLFFWYFAIYGTLPRPADQISVLGLAFLNNRGVYIPWAGSAVLAMLGIGATVGAVIAALWLWQWRTKIRIETGVGGQAQTIALAVLGLAWLAIVTVGMNWTIPEGIEGGGVAGGLRLSREYVAALTALVFYTSAFVAEIVRAGIQSVSKGQWEAARTLGLNAGMVMRLVVFPQAMRVIIPPMNSEYMNLTKNTSLAFAIAFPEMYSVATTTYNQTGRPVEVFVVLMATYLILCLLITLVMNQLNRTVQFKER; encoded by the coding sequence ATGGCCCACGACAGCGGCGGCAAGTCCTTTGAGCTAAAGGCAGTGCTGCGGGACGAACGCTTCTGGAAGATTGCTTTTCAGGTGATTACGCTAATCGTCGTTCTGGTGCTGCTGAGCTTTTTTCTCGGCAACCTAAACCGCAACTTGCTCCAGCAGGGGCGAGCTTTTAGCTTCAGTTTTTTACGCAACCAGGCGGGCTTTAGCATTGGCGAGAGCCTGATTCGCTACCGCCCCAACGATCCCTACTGGCGGGCGCTGATGGTGGGGCTGGGCAATACCCTCACCCTGGTGGCTGGCGGCATTGCCCTGACCACCGTGCTGGGGGTGGTGGCCGGGGTGGCCAGCTTCTCCAAAAATTGGCTGGTGCACAAGCTCAGTCGGCTCTACGTGGGGCTGGTGCGCAACATTCCCCTGCTGCTTCAGCTGTTTTTCTGGTATTTCGCGATCTACGGTACGCTGCCCCGACCGGCGGATCAAATTAGCGTGCTGGGGCTGGCCTTTTTGAATAATCGAGGGGTTTACATTCCCTGGGCGGGCAGTGCGGTGCTGGCCATGCTGGGCATTGGGGCGACGGTAGGGGCGGTGATTGCCGCCCTCTGGCTGTGGCAGTGGCGCACCAAAATTCGCATCGAAACCGGCGTCGGCGGCCAGGCCCAGACCATTGCGCTGGCGGTGCTGGGGCTGGCGTGGCTGGCGATTGTCACCGTCGGCATGAACTGGACAATTCCGGAGGGGATTGAGGGCGGTGGTGTCGCGGGGGGGCTGCGCCTGTCGCGGGAGTATGTGGCGGCCCTGACGGCGCTAGTGTTTTACACCTCAGCCTTTGTGGCTGAGATCGTGCGGGCGGGCATTCAGTCGGTGTCTAAGGGGCAGTGGGAAGCGGCCCGCACCCTGGGGCTCAATGCGGGCATGGTGATGCGGCTGGTGGTGTTTCCCCAGGCCATGCGGGTGATTATTCCGCCCATGAACAGCGAGTACATGAACCTGACGAAGAACACCAGTCTGGCCTTTGCGATCGCCTTTCCCGAAATGTACTCCGTCGCCACCACCACCTACAACCAGACCGGTCGCCCGGTGGAGGTGTTTGTGGTACTGATGGCCACCTATCTGATTCTCTGTCTGCTCATCACCCTGGTGATGAACCAGCTCAACCGGACTGTGCAGTTTAAAGAGCGCTAA
- a CDS encoding amino acid ABC transporter substrate-binding protein gives MRKWGLLAVALGLTVAACGGETTTTTADGGGTTTGGGGGSRLGVVTGRGQLICGVDGGIPGFSFVDESGTYSGLDVDVCRAVAAAVLGDAEAVEYRRLDSTERFTALSGGEVDMLSRNTTWTISRDTSVGLEFAPTTFFDGQGMLVRADSGIETLEDFAGQAVCVETGTTTELNLTDQMRQLNVDFEPVVFQDADAAYAAYDEGRCEGMTSDKSQLVARRSTLPNPDEHVLLEVTMSKEPLGPVTTNNDSAWFDVVKWVTYGLIQAEEFGITSENIATFEGTENPDIARFLGQEGTLGSDMGLPNDFMVQVITQVGNYGEIYERNVGADSEFALERGQNALWSEGGLMYSPPFR, from the coding sequence ATGCGTAAGTGGGGTTTACTCGCAGTTGCCCTGGGGCTGACTGTGGCGGCCTGCGGTGGCGAAACTACAACAACGACTGCCGACGGCGGCGGTACGACCACTGGCGGTGGGGGCGGCAGTCGCCTGGGTGTAGTCACCGGCCGTGGCCAGCTAATTTGCGGCGTCGATGGCGGCATTCCTGGCTTTAGCTTTGTCGATGAGAGCGGTACCTATTCGGGGCTTGATGTCGATGTCTGTAGGGCCGTCGCCGCTGCTGTGCTGGGCGATGCCGAAGCGGTTGAGTACCGTCGCCTCGACTCTACCGAGCGCTTTACTGCCCTATCTGGCGGTGAGGTAGACATGCTCTCTCGCAACACCACCTGGACGATTAGCCGCGATACCAGCGTGGGGCTTGAGTTTGCACCCACCACATTCTTCGATGGTCAGGGGATGCTGGTGCGCGCCGACAGCGGTATTGAAACCCTTGAAGACTTTGCTGGTCAGGCGGTATGTGTAGAGACCGGCACCACCACCGAGCTCAACCTGACCGACCAAATGCGCCAGCTCAACGTCGATTTTGAGCCCGTGGTGTTTCAGGATGCCGATGCCGCCTACGCCGCCTACGACGAAGGCCGCTGCGAAGGCATGACCTCCGACAAGTCGCAACTGGTGGCCCGCCGCAGCACCCTGCCCAACCCCGACGAGCACGTCCTGCTTGAAGTCACCATGTCCAAGGAGCCCCTGGGGCCGGTGACCACCAACAACGACTCCGCCTGGTTTGACGTGGTCAAGTGGGTCACCTACGGTCTAATTCAGGCCGAAGAGTTTGGCATTACCTCTGAAAATATTGCCACCTTTGAGGGCACCGAGAACCCTGATATCGCCCGCTTCTTGGGCCAAGAGGGCACTTTGGGCTCTGACATGGGTCTGCCCAACGACTTTATGGTGCAGGTGATTACCCAGGTGGGCAACTACGGCGAAATCTACGAGCGCAACGTGGGAGCCGACTCTGAGTTTGCCCTCGAGCGCGGCCAAAACGCGCTGTGGAGCGAGGGTGGCCTGATGTATTCTCCCCCCTTCCGCTAG